The window GGGACAAAAATGCGATAGTGTGCTGATAAGGAAGGGATTGATAGGCGGTTAGGGTCTTTTGTGGTTTGACAAGATACCGGTTTCTTGAGTATGGTATAAAATATACAAGAAGCAAAAGCGCCCGCCTTCCTTTCCCTGCCCCAGGATCGCCGTGCCCCGTCCGCACAAGCCCGACATCGCCAAGCATCGCGTCCAGGCGGACTTTTCGCCGGAGGATTTCGCGCGGCTCGAGCAAGCCTGCGCCATCTTCGGACTCGGGAAGTCCGACCTGCTGCGCCGGCTCGTGCGCGCGTCCATCGACGTCGGGCCCGCGCTCAGCGTCGAGAACGGCGAGGCGCTCGCAGCAACCACGCGGGAGCTGCGCGCCTGCGGGCGCAACATCGCGCAGATCGTCAAAGGCATTAATCTCGGCTATGCGCCGCAGCTAGCCGACGACAAGGAACTTTTCGTCGCCACCCACCGGGCGCTCTCCGAGATCAACGCGCTCGTGCACGAGATGACCGCCGCCTATGGCGCGCGGGTTCGGCGCGCCGCGGGCCTAAAGCCGCTTCCTGGGACGGAGGCGTCGTGAGCGAGGCTCGAGCGAACGTCCGCGCCTCCCTTGTGGCGGAAATGAACCGGCTGGCTCTGGCGGCGGGCGCATTTCGGCGTTCACGCGCGGCGCGGGAGAAGCGAGGACTCGAGGAGCAACCTGATAGGGTCGTAGGACTGAGGCCGTCGACGGCCTCCTCATCGGAGCATTCGCGGGTCTCGGCCCTGGAGCCAGCCCCGCGTGCCCTGGCCGCGGACCGCGTTCTGCGCGGAATGACCATCACAGGCGGGGAGGACGAAGAGAAGCGACGGCGGTTGCCGCAAGTCTCCGCCTCGGGCGGAAAGCCGCCGCGACGAAGCGCCGACGTCGCGTCTTCCCCGGCCGTCATCGGCCGGGGCGCGCCGCTGATGTCGCGCGCGAGAGCCTTGGCGCAAGGCTATCAACCGGCAGTCGTCAAGGTCGTCTCGTATGCGCATGGCGCGGCGCGAGCCTCGGCGACCGCGAATTATATCGATCGCGAAGACGCCCTTCTCGAAACCCAGGACGGCGTCGAGTTGAAGGGGCGCAGGGCGATCAACGCCGAGATCGCCGAATGGGCAAAGGATTTCGAGCCGCGTGAGGAAAGCCAGGACGTCGCCGGCGTGCGCTTTCAGATCATGGGCCTCAAGGACACGTCGGTCGATCGCCAGACCCTCGAAACGTCGCTCGCTGCCGCCTTCGTCGGACATCGTTATGCCTACCGGATCGAGGTTCTGAAGGACGGCGCCATCGAGGCACGAGCTGTCGTCGCCTTCGCCGGGACGCTTGCCGAGGGCGAGGCCGTTAGGCGTGAGCGTTTCTCTGTCGCCGAGCGCCAGGTCGGCGCGGCCGAGGGTTTTGAAGCCCGCGTCTTCGCGCCAAAATCCGACGCACGGATGAAGGCCCGCGTCGAGGCGGCGACCGGGATCGGCCAGCATCGGATCGCGCTTGAGCCCGGCGCGCCCGGAAATGGTCCGTCGAGCGTCGTCGATCGCCTGACGCGGCTCCAGGAGCGCGGCGCGGCGGTTTCGGATAGCGGGGCCCTCCTCGACGACCCGAGCGCAATTCAAGCCGAGTCGCGCGCCTGGCGGCGCGATCTGCGCTCGTTCAAGCCGCGCGACACGATGCACCTCATCGTCTCCGCCAAGGCCGGCGTCGACGTCAACGCCTTCAGAACTGCCGTGCGCGGCTTCGTCCACGAGCAGTTCGCCGAGCACAAATTCATGTTCGGCGTGCACACCGACAAGGCTGACGCTGGGCATGTCCACGCCCATGTGATCGTCGCTGTCCGCGACGCCGAGGGCGTGAAAATTCATCCAGGGCCGCAGGATTTTCGACATTGGCGCGAGACCTTCGCGGAGCACGCCCAGATGCAAGGGCTAAAGATCGTTGCGACCTCGGCCGCAGAACGCGCCTCGTCTCAGAGCTATGGCCCCAAGGACAAGGCGATTGTCGACGCTGCCGATCATCCTCGACCGGATCGAGAGGCGCGCGATCGCGCCTATGCGAGCGATCCGGCGAACAAGACGCTCATCGACAATGCGCGCAGGCGCATCGAGATCGCGCGCACCAATCCAATTCGTATGCCGGCCTCGGAGCGTCAGCTCGCCGTCGCGAACGACTGTGCCTCGACGTGGCGACAGCTGGCGCGGGAGGAACCGCAGAGCGCGACCGCAAGCGCTCTTGCCCAGCGGATGCAATTCTCTCAAGCCGCCGGGCACGCAATCGCCACGCTCGTCAATCAGGCTCTCATCACCCAGACCACGAGGAACAGCGCCATGCCGATCACCGCCGCGCAAATGGGATCCGACCTCAAGCTGCTGAACGAAGCCGTGGACAGGGTCGGCGCCGTGTTGCCAGCCGACACCAGAGCGGCATTTTTCGAGCAGTCGGGGCGCTATCTCGAAAGGCTTGCGGCGCGTGTCGATATGCAGCGAGAATTTGAGGGCAAATCCTCGCAAGCCGCGCTTGCTCCCGTCGTGGAGCAGGCCGCGGGAATCGCTCGCGTCGAACAACGCGAAGCGATCAGCGCGCAGAGGCTCGTGGAAAGCGCCGAAGCCGTCGAGCGGCGTGTCGAGGCGCGGGGGAACCCGACTCCTGCGGGCACGCGCGACATCGACACCTCTCGCGCCGTCGTCCGGGAAGCCGAGAGAACCGCCGCGGGTGAACAAGCCCGCGCGTATGCGGCGACCGAGGCGCAACGCGCGCTCGCGGCCAATGCCGTGGTGCCTCTCTCGGCTTCAATCGTTGTCGACGCGCGGCTTGAAGCGTTGCGCCGAGAACAAATGGAAAAGATTCGTCAAATTGCGGCGGAAACGGAAGCGGCCGGCAAGACATCAGACTTTGAGATCGAACAATGAGTAAGCGTTGACCGTGATTTGTTTGAGGGATCATCGACGTTTCAGATGCATCACGGCTTGATGATCTTCGGTGGCGACTTAAACGGATCCAGTATCGTAGCACCGCGGCCCAACATATGTCTCACGTTTCGGGTAACCAAGGTCAATCCATGCACTCCGGCGGTTGCGACTAGTCCGGCATCATCTACGTGTTTGTCGCTTTGAGCCAGAAGCTCGCCCCATAGGTCCGCGATCTCACGGGTGATCGGCAGGATTCGGTCTCCGAAAGCGTCCAAGATTTCTCGGACCCGCATCTCAATTTGATTGGCCACCCCGCGCTTGTTGGCCCTGAGCTTGATTATACCCTTGCGGACCTCGCGGACCGTGATTGCGCTGATTGCCAGGTCGGCGTCATCGACAGAGTCGAGCCAGGCGGCCACATTCGCATGTGGCTCGGTCCTGCCGATCTCGCGGAAAACGTTTGTGTCGAGCAGAAATTTCATTTCTCCTCGTCCAGGACCTCATCCAAAGCTTCAAGGCCAGCGCCCTTGATCGTGCGCTTTACTGTTTTCGACGGATAAGGCCGGCCCGCCTTCGGATGCGCGTCTGCGTAGGCACTCGCGGTGGCGACCGCCTCCGAAGTCAGAGAGGGATAGTCTTGGCAAATCTGTTCAGGCGTCATCCCTCCCGCTAGGAGGGCCGCTATGCGATAGACTTCGACATGCGTACCCTTAAGCACGGCTTCGCCGTCCTGACGGAATTCGATCTTCTCTGCCAGTTCCGCCAGCTCGCGTGCACGGCTGTGCACCTCGGCTTTGAGGTCGTCGATGGCAATGCTGAGCCGACCGAACCGAACTTCGTGTGCGCGCTCAACTGCCACGCCCTTGAGAGCGTGATAAAATTCGTTCCGTGCTTTAGGCGTGAGCTCGTCACGAAGTGTGCGCACGGCGAAGAGGTATAGGACGTCGGCCCACTCGATCGCGCGCACGGGGCCGCCGGCCTTGTTGACCAACTTCGCCTGGACGGGACCTTCATCCAGGGCCTTCTTGACCCTCTTCACGGGCTCGCGAAGCACGAATGCCACTTCCGCGGCGGTAAACGCGATGGCTTCAGACATGGTCATCTCCTAATCCGACCCCAATATTAGGGTTGGGTTGGACCTAATTCAAGTAAGCTAACTTTCCTTCCGAAGAGCCTTGACGCGTCGCGCGTGTAAGATTATCTTACCACATGTCGGATTTAGGAGGTGCCCTTGGATTCTGCCGCATTAAAAGAGACGCTGATCGCCGTCCTCGGCCAAATTCAGGCCGACAGCGGCCTCGAATGCCCGCCTCTCACAGGCGCCACCAAGCCCATCGAGAACCTGCCCAAGTTCGACAGCAAGGTCTGGCCTGTCGCGACCACGATTATCGCCACCGAGACTGGCGCGACCATCCCGAACGACGTGAACATCTTCGTCGACGAGACGACCAAGCTCCCGCGCTCCATCGACGAAATCGCCGCCTTCGTTTGTGAGCTGCTCAAGAAGCAGAGCGAGAAAGAAGCGGCAGCGGCATGACCGAACTCGATTCCGGCAAGCGTGCGCAGATCGCCGAGCGCCTGAAGGAGGCGCGCAAGCTCGCGGGCCTGTCGCAAGGCCATGTCGC is drawn from Methylocystis sp. IM3 and contains these coding sequences:
- a CDS encoding relaxase/mobilization nuclease domain-containing protein codes for the protein MTITGGEDEEKRRRLPQVSASGGKPPRRSADVASSPAVIGRGAPLMSRARALAQGYQPAVVKVVSYAHGAARASATANYIDREDALLETQDGVELKGRRAINAEIAEWAKDFEPREESQDVAGVRFQIMGLKDTSVDRQTLETSLAAAFVGHRYAYRIEVLKDGAIEARAVVAFAGTLAEGEAVRRERFSVAERQVGAAEGFEARVFAPKSDARMKARVEAATGIGQHRIALEPGAPGNGPSSVVDRLTRLQERGAAVSDSGALLDDPSAIQAESRAWRRDLRSFKPRDTMHLIVSAKAGVDVNAFRTAVRGFVHEQFAEHKFMFGVHTDKADAGHVHAHVIVAVRDAEGVKIHPGPQDFRHWRETFAEHAQMQGLKIVATSAAERASSQSYGPKDKAIVDAADHPRPDREARDRAYASDPANKTLIDNARRRIEIARTNPIRMPASERQLAVANDCASTWRQLAREEPQSATASALAQRMQFSQAAGHAIATLVNQALITQTTRNSAMPITAAQMGSDLKLLNEAVDRVGAVLPADTRAAFFEQSGRYLERLAARVDMQREFEGKSSQAALAPVVEQAAGIARVEQREAISAQRLVESAEAVERRVEARGNPTPAGTRDIDTSRAVVREAERTAAGEQARAYAATEAQRALAANAVVPLSASIVVDARLEALRREQMEKIRQIAAETEAAGKTSDFEIEQ
- a CDS encoding type II toxin-antitoxin system VapC family toxin, translated to MKFLLDTNVFREIGRTEPHANVAAWLDSVDDADLAISAITVREVRKGIIKLRANKRGVANQIEMRVREILDAFGDRILPITREIADLWGELLAQSDKHVDDAGLVATAGVHGLTLVTRNVRHMLGRGATILDPFKSPPKIIKP
- a CDS encoding DUF433 domain-containing protein is translated as MSEAIAFTAAEVAFVLREPVKRVKKALDEGPVQAKLVNKAGGPVRAIEWADVLYLFAVRTLRDELTPKARNEFYHALKGVAVERAHEVRFGRLSIAIDDLKAEVHSRARELAELAEKIEFRQDGEAVLKGTHVEVYRIAALLAGGMTPEQICQDYPSLTSEAVATASAYADAHPKAGRPYPSKTVKRTIKGAGLEALDEVLDEEK